The nucleotide window CCTGGGCGTGGTGCACCGCGTGCCCGTACTCGTGCACGATCACCTCGGCGTCCTCGGCGTCGTCCACACCCCCCTTGCCGAAACGGATCTCGGCCTTCCTGTCGGTGAAGTACGAGTTGTCCGCGCCCCACTGGTTGATACGGACCGGCTGCGCCCGGTCGTTGGCACCGGGCAGTTCGCTGCCGAAGCCGAGGCCCTGGAGGTACTCCTGTGCCTCGTTGGTCCAGAAGTAGGCCATGACCTGTTCGAACTGGTCGTCGTGCCGGGTGTACGCGCCGGCTTCGGCGGTCTTCGCCGAGGCGCCGGTGTCCGACCTGACGTAGGTCCATCGTCCTGAAAGTCCGCCACTGCCGTCGAGATTGCGCAGCGCGGCCGAGGCGTAGGCCGACGCGGGTACGGCGCCGGCCGAGTCCTTGGCGTCGACGAGCGACTGATCGCCCGAGGACTGGACGGGGTTGACCATGAAGACCGTGGCCTGCGGGACGGCCGGGGCGGCCGGGACGGCCGAGACCGCTCCGGCCGTGGTGAGCAGTGCTGTTACGGCGGTGGCCGAGGCGATCAGCGCGCGGGGTGTGCGGCGAGCCATGTACATCCTCCCGTTGTGGTGCGGGTGACGCCGGAAGCGGGGGGTGGCGCGGGCGTGATCATCGCGTACACGCCCGCCTTTGACCAGACCCCGGACACGGCGGCGCCCGGCCGCCCGCTCAGAAGTTGATCATGTGCCCCGCGAGACCGTGGACGGCCTCCTTCACGGCCTCGCCCAGGGTCGGGTGGGCATGCACGTTCCGTGCCACCTCGTGGACGGTGAGGTCCCACTGCTGAGCCAGCGTCAGCTCGGGCAGCAGCTCGGTGACATCGGGCCCGATCAGGTGCGCGCCGATGATCTCGCCGTACCTGGCGTCGCTGAGGATCTTCACGAAACCGGTCGCGTCGCCGAGACCGTGCGCCTTGCCGTTCGCCGTGAACGGGAACTTGGCGACCTTCACGTC belongs to Streptomyces finlayi and includes:
- a CDS encoding M36 family metallopeptidase, which translates into the protein MARRTPRALIASATAVTALLTTAGAVSAVPAAPAVPQATVFMVNPVQSSGDQSLVDAKDSAGAVPASAYASAALRNLDGSGGLSGRWTYVRSDTGASAKTAEAGAYTRHDDQFEQVMAYFWTNEAQEYLQGLGFGSELPGANDRAQPVRINQWGADNSYFTDRKAEIRFGKGGVDDAEDAEVIVHEYGHAVHHAQVPGFGTSVEAGAIGEAFGDYLAVEVGTHAASRYGWPLKADPACVADWDAVSYSSAPHCLRRIDQDKVYGDRVGSVHADGEIWSRALLDIRRALGARVADRVIINAQFGFAPDTSFQDAALTTIATAERMYGARAADAVRAAFAGREIPGIR